Proteins found in one Candidatus Bathyarchaeota archaeon genomic segment:
- the ilvB gene encoding biosynthetic-type acetolactate synthase large subunit, with protein MTRMSGAEAFVKALKREGVETIFGLPGGAILPICDALYDSDIRFILARHEQGAAHMADGYARASGRVGVCLATSGPGATNLVTGIATANIDSSSVVAFTGQVPIPVIGTDAFQEVDIIGVSASVTKYNIQVRGARDIPWAVKAAFYLASTGRKGAVLVDIPKDVQTSVEDMEFPEKVSFRGYRVQEEPDPRELDWASVLLSRAKRPMILAGGGVISSNASRELIALAEALMAPVATSLMGKGAVPNDHPLYVGGCGMHGTGEANTLLAEADVLLVVGARLSDRTTGLVKEFSPNAKVIHVDIDRSEIDKNVETVTRVVGDAKLALTGLLERLRRIRLEASGDSEWVRRINELRELYIMPEAKGNPHMRGPEVMRALRRSLPRDAIITTEVGQCQMWASLYFDSYAPRTFLTSGGLGTMGWGFPAAIGAKAARRDVPVVDIAGDGSFAMTENNLATSVEEELPVIVVILNNRMLGMVAQWQRLFYGRRYFGVELGKAPDFVKLAEAYGAVGVRPESLEELEREIRRAIEADQTTVIDVPIDPEENVFPMVPPGKGLKEFIMEA; from the coding sequence ATGACTAGGATGTCCGGGGCTGAGGCCTTCGTCAAGGCCTTGAAAAGGGAAGGGGTCGAGACCATCTTCGGCCTGCCAGGGGGCGCAATACTCCCCATTTGCGATGCCCTATACGACTCTGATATAAGGTTCATCCTAGCCCGCCACGAGCAGGGAGCGGCCCACATGGCGGACGGCTATGCCAGGGCGAGCGGTAGGGTTGGCGTCTGCTTGGCTACGTCGGGGCCTGGAGCCACAAATCTGGTCACAGGGATAGCCACAGCCAACATAGACTCGTCTTCCGTCGTGGCCTTCACGGGCCAAGTGCCGATCCCGGTGATAGGGACCGATGCCTTCCAAGAGGTTGACATCATAGGCGTGTCCGCCTCTGTAACGAAGTACAATATACAGGTGAGAGGAGCGAGGGATATACCTTGGGCTGTTAAGGCCGCCTTCTACCTGGCCTCCACGGGGAGGAAGGGCGCGGTCCTAGTGGATATTCCAAAGGATGTCCAGACATCCGTCGAGGATATGGAGTTTCCCGAGAAGGTCAGCTTCAGGGGTTATAGGGTCCAGGAGGAGCCTGATCCAAGGGAGCTTGACTGGGCCTCTGTTCTCCTCTCCCGGGCTAAGAGGCCCATGATACTTGCGGGTGGGGGTGTCATATCCTCCAACGCCTCCAGGGAGCTGATAGCCCTAGCAGAGGCCCTCATGGCCCCTGTGGCGACCAGCCTGATGGGGAAGGGCGCCGTGCCAAACGACCACCCACTATATGTCGGTGGATGCGGAATGCATGGAACAGGGGAAGCTAACACCCTCTTAGCGGAGGCTGATGTACTACTCGTCGTGGGGGCTAGGCTCTCCGATAGGACGACGGGGCTCGTGAAGGAGTTCTCACCGAACGCGAAGGTGATCCACGTGGACATAGATCGGAGTGAGATAGACAAGAATGTCGAGACCGTGACGAGGGTGGTCGGAGATGCGAAGCTTGCCCTGACGGGTCTCCTGGAAAGGCTGCGAAGGATCAGGCTCGAGGCCTCCGGAGACTCTGAGTGGGTTAGGAGGATCAATGAGCTGAGAGAGCTCTACATCATGCCGGAGGCAAAGGGTAACCCCCACATGAGGGGGCCGGAGGTTATGAGGGCGCTTAGGAGGAGCCTACCGAGGGATGCGATAATCACGACGGAGGTTGGGCAGTGCCAGATGTGGGCCTCCCTCTACTTCGACTCCTACGCCCCGAGGACCTTTCTCACATCTGGTGGGTTAGGAACGATGGGGTGGGGATTCCCCGCCGCAATAGGGGCTAAGGCCGCGAGGAGGGATGTCCCTGTTGTTGACATAGCGGGGGACGGAAGCTTCGCCATGACCGAGAACAACCTGGCCACGTCTGTTGAGGAGGAACTCCCGGTTATCGTGGTGATCCTTAACAACAGGATGCTGGGCATGGTCGCCCAGTGGCAGAGGCTCTTTTACGGTAGGAGGTACTTCGGTGTGGAGCTTGGGAAGGCTCCCGATTTCGTGAAGCTCGCCGAGGCCTATGGAGCTGTAGGAGTCCGCCCCGAGTCTTTGGAGGAGCTTGAGAGGGAGATTAGGAGGGCGATTGAGGCAGATCAGACAACCGTTATAGATGTCCCCATAGACCCTGAGGAGAACGTCTTCCCGATGGTCCCCCCGGGTAAAGGGCTTAAGGAGTTCATAATGGAGGCTTAA
- the ilvN gene encoding acetolactate synthase small subunit: protein MYRSLSTVAFLVENKPGVLFNVTNLFRRRGFNIESISVGPLDDPELARMTITLKADSRVLNQIVEQLDKMVDVIRVKRLDPMRTVAREMLLVKLQTSDPMAREEALKHINSYHGLILDIDAESIIAEVTGETETIEEFLKKVSPIGILEFSRTGVTALEKGRLRL from the coding sequence ATGTACCGTTCCCTGAGCACCGTCGCGTTCTTGGTGGAGAACAAGCCAGGAGTCCTCTTCAATGTAACGAACCTCTTCAGGAGGAGGGGATTCAACATAGAGAGCATATCGGTTGGTCCACTGGACGACCCAGAGCTGGCTAGGATGACCATCACCTTGAAGGCCGATAGCAGGGTTCTCAACCAGATAGTCGAGCAGCTGGATAAGATGGTCGATGTGATCAGGGTTAAGAGGCTCGATCCCATGAGGACTGTGGCGAGGGAGATGCTGCTGGTGAAGCTCCAGACCTCCGACCCAATGGCCAGGGAGGAAGCCCTTAAACATATAAACTCCTATCACGGCCTGATCCTAGACATCGATGCCGAATCCATAATAGCAGAGGTCACGGGGGAGACGGAGACGATAGAAGAATTCCTGAAGAAGGTTAGCCCCATCGGCATCCTAGAGTTCTCTAGGACAGGTGTGACAGCCCTCGAGAAGGGGAGGCTTAGGCTATAG
- the ilvC gene encoding ketol-acid reductoisomerase yields MVKVYYDADADLKVISDKTIAVVGYGNQGRAQALNMRDSGLNVIVGSIRDESWDRAVEDGFKVYPISRASELAEIILFLLPDEVQPEVYNREVKENLSKGKALVFAHGYTIHYGFIKPPRDVDILLLAPRMIGTYVRELFQRGSGAPAFISVGQDASGEGLRRVLALAKAIGATRVGVMELSFAEEAELDHFSEHYTVPVIFRAIQLGFEALVEEGYTPEAVLLEMYASGELAEVFRAAAKMGLYKQMSLHSTTSQYGTLTYSSRVMPDSAKGMIKEVIREIKTGRFAREWQLEQQAGYPMFRRLKEEALRHPINEVEERLRRMIRIEL; encoded by the coding sequence ATGGTTAAGGTTTATTATGATGCTGACGCGGATCTCAAGGTTATATCCGATAAAACCATAGCCGTTGTAGGTTATGGAAACCAAGGCAGGGCTCAGGCCCTAAACATGAGAGATAGCGGCCTAAATGTGATAGTTGGAAGCATAAGGGATGAGAGCTGGGATAGGGCCGTTGAGGATGGTTTCAAGGTATATCCCATCTCCAGGGCATCTGAGCTCGCCGAGATTATCCTATTTCTTCTCCCCGACGAGGTGCAGCCAGAGGTTTATAATAGGGAAGTGAAAGAGAATCTCTCCAAGGGAAAAGCCTTAGTCTTCGCTCACGGCTACACCATACATTACGGCTTCATAAAACCACCCAGAGATGTGGATATCCTCCTACTAGCACCAAGGATGATAGGCACATATGTGAGAGAGCTCTTCCAGAGGGGATCTGGGGCGCCAGCCTTCATCTCGGTTGGACAGGACGCTTCGGGCGAGGGGTTGAGGAGGGTTCTGGCTTTAGCCAAAGCCATCGGAGCGACGAGGGTGGGCGTGATGGAGCTGAGCTTTGCGGAGGAGGCCGAACTCGACCACTTTTCGGAGCACTACACCGTCCCAGTTATCTTCCGCGCGATACAGCTAGGGTTCGAGGCCCTCGTCGAGGAGGGGTACACGCCGGAGGCCGTCCTATTGGAGATGTACGCCTCCGGAGAGCTGGCGGAGGTCTTCAGGGCCGCCGCCAAGATGGGGCTCTATAAGCAGATGTCCCTACATTCAACGACTAGCCAGTATGGAACCCTAACCTATAGCTCCAGGGTTATGCCCGACTCGGCTAAGGGCATGATTAAGGAGGTCATAAGGGAGATTAAGACAGGGAGATTTGCAAGGGAGTGGCAGCTGGAGCAGCAGGCAGGTTACCCCATGTTCAGAAGACTCAAGGAAGAGGCCCTCAGACATCCGATAAACGAGGTCGAGGAGAGGCTAAGAAGGATGATTAGAATAGAGCTCTAA